Genomic segment of Truepera radiovictrix DSM 17093:
CCGCGAGGTGCTCGCCATGTGCGCGCAGCGCGTCCCCTTGGCGCTCGTTACCAACGGTCCCGAAGACATGCAGCGCGCGGCGGTGCGAGCGGTTGGGCTCGAGGCGTTTTTTCGTACCATCCTGATCTCAGGCGACCGTGACGTGGGGGTGCGCAAACCGCACCCGCGCCTCTTCGACCTCGCGTGTACGGGGTTGGAGCGTCGACCCGAGGAAACCCTGATGGTCGGCGACGATCTGCACGCGGATATCGAGGGGGCGCTCGTTTACGGCATGCGGGCGGTTTACGTGGGGGGTGATGGGGGTGAGGGCTTCGACGCCGTGCCCGATCTTTTCGCCTTGCACAAGTTTTTAGAAGCGCCCACGACACGTCTCGAAGGGTGAGGGCGCGCCGGCACTCTGCTCTTTGCTGCGAGCACCAACACTTCACGGCGTCCACCCGTCTGCACCCCCCGTCTACGCCCACGGCGGCCCGCACAGCCCGTTCCACGAACCTTTAGGGCCACCGCTCGGGAGTTTGCAGCGCTGCTTGCGGCCTAAGGCTAAACTACTACCATAGTCTCTTTGGAGGAGGTCACGATGGGTATCATTCTCGCCACGCTGCTTTTCCTGTTTCTCTGCTTTATCGGCTTTTTGCTGGTCGAACGCTTTGTCAAACCGTGGGTGCCCACCCGGGTGCTCGCGTCCTACTGGAGCGTGCGCACGATCAGCTTTCTTTTCATCTTGCTGGGCGCCTACTTCATTATGGCGTGGGGGTACAACCCAACGGTCATCACGCTCGGCATGAACCAGCTCATCCTCAACCCGCTGCGGTGGGTGAGCTGGACGGTGAGCGCCCTCTTCTTGGGTGCGAGTCAGGCGTTTTTGGTGGAGATCTTGCGCGAGGTGCGCCCCCGCAGGCAGCACCAGCTGCAGGACGTGCGCCAACCGCCCCCAGCGCCGTAACGCCGTCTCGGGGCGCCGCAGCGCGCCCCCGCCACGAGCACCGGCGTACCAACGTCTAGCGGCCCGAACACCGAGCAGCCCCTAAGAGCCTAGGGCGCGCCGTCAGGTTCTAAAGTGGGGTATGACGCCCCACTTCAACCCGACCGACGCCACTTTTCTGGACAACCCCTACCCCACCTACGCGCGGCTCCGTGAGGAGGCGCCGATCTTTTTTTACGAGCCCTGGGGCAAGTGGGTGCTCACCCGCTACGAGGACGTCAGCGCCCTCCTGCGCGACCGGCGTTTGGGGCGGGTGCTCGACAACGTGCGGGTGAGCGTCAACCCCGCTCACGCCCCCTTCGACGCGGTGCAGCAGGGTTCGCTCTTAGAGCTCGAGCCCCCCGACCACACCCGCATCCGCACCGCCGTCCAAGATGTCTTTACCCCCAAACACGTGCGGGCCTTGGAGGGCCGCATCGCGGCGCTCGCAGGCGCGCTCGCAGACGCGCTCGCGGCGCGCCCAGAGGGCGAAGCCGATCTGCTCACCGACTTTGCCGAACCGCTCCCGGTCACCGTCATCGCCGAGCTTCTGGGCGTCCCCGAAGCCGACCGCCATCACCTGGTGCCCTGGTCAAAGGCGATCATCGGCATGTTCGAGCCCGAGCGCACGCCGGCGATGGAGGCGGCGGCGGTGGCGGCGGCGCAGGCGTTCGCCGACTACGTGCGCTCTCTCATCGCGCAACGCAGGGGGCGCGCCCAGGAGGGTGACCTGATCAGCCGGATGGTGGCGCTCCACGAGCGCGACCCCGAACGCCTCAGCGAGAGCGAAATCGTCGCCAACGCGATTCTCTTTCTCGACGCCGGTCACGAGGCGGTCGTCAACGTCATCGGCAACGCGATGGTCGCGCTTCTGCAGCGCCCGGCCCTCTGGGAGCGGCTGCGGGCCGACCCCGCGCTTATCGCGGGCGCCGCCGAGGAGGCGATGCGCTTCGACACGCCGCTGCAGTTTTTCGAGCGCGTCGTCCGCCAAGACCTTCGCTACAAGGGGTTCAGCTGGCCCCGCGGTACGCGGCTCTGCCTCTTTTACGCCGCGGCCAACCGCGACCCGGCGGTGTTTCGCGACCCCGAGCGCTTCGACCTCACGCGGCACCCGAACCCGCACCTCGCGTTCGGTCTAGGGCTGCACTTTTGCATCGGGGCGCCCTTGGCGCGGCTCGAGCTCAAACACGCGCTGCGCGCCCTCACGCGCCTTCCCGGCCTGACGCTGGCTACCCCGCCCAGCTACCACCCCAAAAACGTCTTTCGCTACCCCAAGGCGGTGCGGGTGACGTTCGCGTAGACGGTTGCGGGGCGGGCTCGTGGTTCGTGGCTTGTGGGTAGGTGGCTTGTGGGTAGGTGGCTTGTGGTCGGTGGCTAGTGGGTGGCTTGTAGCGCCTAGACCACCGGCTACGAACCGTCACCAGTTAGACACAACGCGCAAAGAACCTAGTGGCCCCCCTCGGTCCCCTGCGCCGGCGCTTCGTGACCTTGCTCTTGACCGGTGTGCGCTGCGCCCTGCGCCCCGCCGTGGCTCTCTCCCTGCCCACCGGTGGGCGCGGCATCTTCGCCGTGAGCCGGCGTCTCGCCGTGCGCTTCACCGTCGGTTTCCCCGTGCGACGCGTCGTGCGCTTCGCTATGCGTGATCACCGGGACAAACGTCTTCGGCTCCCCCTGCTGGCGGTCCCAGGGGTCGTTACAGGCGACCAAGGCGAGCAAGGCGAGCGGGGCGAGGGGGACGAGGTAACGTTTCAAGGGCGAGTGGGTCATGGCTCGCATTGTAGCAGGGTAGGGCTCCGCGGACACCGCTGGCGGCGCACGGCTCAGCGGACCCGCTCCAGGGACGAGGATCACGCCGCTGACGCTCGCCAAGTAGCGCGAGGGCGACCCGGCACGAGGGCACGTTGGCAGGGAAGCCA
This window contains:
- a CDS encoding HAD family hydrolase; amino-acid sequence: MTRAICFDFDGTLAHYTGDFAAFVAGLRAELSLTQCDMRGFGESLSQHLRAEGAVTLRSALEATLAGLEQRPPPDIEEVATRAVAAYAAQVALRPGAREVLAMCAQRVPLALVTNGPEDMQRAAVRAVGLEAFFRTILISGDRDVGVRKPHPRLFDLACTGLERRPEETLMVGDDLHADIEGALVYGMRAVYVGGDGGEGFDAVPDLFALHKFLEAPTTRLEG
- a CDS encoding cytochrome P450, producing MTPHFNPTDATFLDNPYPTYARLREEAPIFFYEPWGKWVLTRYEDVSALLRDRRLGRVLDNVRVSVNPAHAPFDAVQQGSLLELEPPDHTRIRTAVQDVFTPKHVRALEGRIAALAGALADALAARPEGEADLLTDFAEPLPVTVIAELLGVPEADRHHLVPWSKAIIGMFEPERTPAMEAAAVAAAQAFADYVRSLIAQRRGRAQEGDLISRMVALHERDPERLSESEIVANAILFLDAGHEAVVNVIGNAMVALLQRPALWERLRADPALIAGAAEEAMRFDTPLQFFERVVRQDLRYKGFSWPRGTRLCLFYAAANRDPAVFRDPERFDLTRHPNPHLAFGLGLHFCIGAPLARLELKHALRALTRLPGLTLATPPSYHPKNVFRYPKAVRVTFA